In Clostridium thermosuccinogenes, the genomic stretch CTGGTGGCCCACAAAATAAAATCTTAGTTTTTGGGTTTAATTTATATGTTTGAAGTAGTTCTTTTTGCTTAAATTCTAAAATTATATCTTTAATTTTCTCTTTATTATCAGAGGTGAGAATAATATCATCTAATAAAACTTTAGAAAACTTCATTTCTAGGAGTTGAAAGCCAGTTTCTTTATCTGTGGGCAATTGTCTGTTATTTATATTTCTGCTTTTATATATTGATAAAGTACAATTATCATCAAACAAAATTCTAGATAATTTGTCAGCAAGCAAGTAATGATTTTTTTTCTTTTCTTCCTCTATAATATCGTACGCTACTTTAGAAAACTCAACTTGATTATTTTCCTTAAAAGCCTTAAACAATTTTTCTAGATTTTCTCCTGACGCCATTACTCTCACCCCTTTCTTAGAAAATATGATTGTTTTTTCTTATGCAGTAATAAAAATAAATAATCTTCAATATCATTATGCCATCTTCTTACAAATATATAACCTAGCATCTACCTTATTAAGCAGACATCAGCAGTTTTTCTGAATAAATTAAATATATATTTATTTGTTTATTAATAGGACATCATTTTCAATAAGCACCACTAATATTTAGTATCGACTTATCTTTTAAAATATTATATAATACTTGTTTATATTTCGCTACATAAAAATATGCTATGTTTTAAACAATAGCATACTTTTATTCTATCTTATAATTGGTTAATTTTGTTTCTCATTGATTCTCTACTTGGGTTTAAATAAAGAAGAGTAGTATGAACATTACTATGACCTGCTAAATAAGCAACTTCATGTACTGACATCCCACTTTCTAAAGCAATTGTGCAGAAAAAATGCCGCAATGTATGAGGAGTGATCTTGTCGCTATACTTATTGAAAATCTTATTAATTGTTGACCTATGAATTACCTTACCATTACTATTTGCAAATAAATACGGACTTTCACTTTCTCTCACTCTTAAGAACTCACTTATACTATTAATAATCTTATCATTTAAATAAACAACTCTATCTTTATCTCCCTTACCCCTAACCTTTAACTCTCCAACTGTTAAATTGAAGTCTGTTAACTGAATATTAAGTGCTTCACTAATTCTTAAACCTGCATATGCTAATAATGTGGCCAAACAATAAATATCTCGATGCCCATTCTCTAATAGTTGTTGTCTAAAAGCATCTACTTCCTGTTTAGTTATATCCGAAGGGTTTGCATATGTCTGCTGTACATTAATATTATCTTTCTTTGAAACTACTTGGTCTTGCTGTATTCCTTTCTCAATCAAAAATTCATTATACTTTATCAATGCACTAATCTTGCAATTTATTGTTCTACCAGTATCTTTCTTAATATTACGAAGATAACTGATATAATCTAAGATGTTTTCCCGGTATAGCACCGAACATTCTCTGCCAAAGGACTCCAAATACCATTGATAGTAACCTTTAATATGCAGGTAGTAACTATTGATAGTATTCTCGCTTTTTCCTCGTAATGTTAAATAATCTTTGAATGCCTCTAACAAAATTTCACCTCCATAAATTATGTTGCCAATCATATTTCTAAATTCCCGTAAATTATGTTGAATTTATATATTGATGTTACCGCCTTTAGAAACAAAAGTCAGGACCTTCGGCAGCATAATTTATATTATGTTGAAAAAATTTTTAGCCCAATCTCCTTGTAAACTAAGTATTACAAATATTAATTAGTGTAATCTACAAAAGCAGTTGCAATTTAAAAAGGAGTCTAGGCTTATAGCCCGACTCCCTACATAACCCTTTATAACCTTTTCATTGCTCTGAAGTAGTTTCTGCCTCATCAATTTCTTCTAAATCACATAATTTCTCATACAGAGTTTTTAGTTCAGCAAATTTTTGCTCTTCTAATAGTTCCACATTACCTGACTCTAAAACTTCCTGTAGTGCCTCTTCTTTACTTACTATATAGGCATAGTCTTTTGAGCCTTGAATTTGAGAACCTATAATAATAACAAACCTGCCGTCTTTTAACTTGGTAATGCCTTTATGCATTCCTAAACCTCCATTACCCCAGTTACG encodes the following:
- a CDS encoding tyrosine-type recombinase/integrase, which produces MIGNIIYGGEILLEAFKDYLTLRGKSENTINSYYLHIKGYYQWYLESFGRECSVLYRENILDYISYLRNIKKDTGRTINCKISALIKYNEFLIEKGIQQDQVVSKKDNINVQQTYANPSDITKQEVDAFRQQLLENGHRDIYCLATLLAYAGLRISEALNIQLTDFNLTVGELKVRGKGDKDRVVYLNDKIINSISEFLRVRESESPYLFANSNGKVIHRSTINKIFNKYSDKITPHTLRHFFCTIALESGMSVHEVAYLAGHSNVHTTLLYLNPSRESMRNKINQL